The following proteins come from a genomic window of Paenibacillus swuensis:
- a CDS encoding polyprenyl synthetase family protein yields the protein MSSTLPFKAYMEEQVDRVETQLRQALPIDWEVPGALSEAVQYSLMAGGKRLRPLLVLAAAEAVAADDADTSRGAMPIACAIEMIHTYSLIHDDLPAMDNDDFRRGKPTNHRVYGEAMAILAGDALLTHAFFSITQAAKHGGLPADRALAIVEDLSYYAGARGMVGGQAADILGEQGITDIGQLEYIHTHKTSDLIVFSLKAGGRVGGATSNQLEALERFGLLLGLAFQIQDDILDLTGDEQKIGKPLRSDEKLQKVTYPYLLGLDACKAKVVQLTDDAKAALLAGELANPDRLLQFADYLMRRDY from the coding sequence GTGAGTTCTACGTTGCCGTTTAAAGCCTACATGGAAGAACAAGTGGATAGGGTAGAAACACAGCTGCGCCAAGCCTTGCCGATCGATTGGGAAGTGCCCGGGGCGTTGTCTGAAGCTGTGCAGTATTCTCTCATGGCCGGAGGCAAACGCCTGCGGCCTCTTCTCGTATTAGCGGCGGCTGAGGCCGTTGCTGCGGATGACGCAGATACTTCCCGAGGCGCTATGCCCATAGCTTGCGCTATCGAAATGATCCATACCTATTCTCTTATACATGACGATTTGCCCGCTATGGATAATGATGACTTTCGCCGCGGTAAGCCGACCAATCACCGCGTTTACGGCGAAGCCATGGCGATTCTTGCGGGAGACGCCCTGTTGACGCACGCATTCTTCAGTATTACACAGGCGGCCAAACATGGAGGCTTGCCGGCGGACCGCGCCCTAGCCATCGTGGAGGATTTATCCTATTATGCCGGCGCAAGAGGGATGGTCGGCGGGCAAGCCGCGGATATTCTGGGTGAGCAAGGTATCACGGATATCGGTCAACTCGAATATATACATACGCACAAGACCAGTGATCTCATTGTATTTTCCCTGAAAGCGGGCGGACGTGTAGGCGGGGCCACGTCCAACCAGCTTGAAGCTTTGGAACGGTTTGGGCTGCTGTTGGGACTGGCCTTTCAAATCCAAGATGATATCCTCGACCTGACGGGGGATGAACAGAAGATCGGCAAACCGTTGCGCAGCGATGAGAAACTCCAGAAAGTAACCTATCCATATTTACTCGGCTTAGACGCCTGTAAGGCGAAAGTGGTTCAATTGACGGATGATGCCAAAGCGGCTTTGCTGGCGGGAGAGCTGGCCAATCCGGACCGTCTCCTCCAGTTTGCCGATTATTTGATGCGCAGGGACTACTAA
- the xseB gene encoding exodeoxyribonuclease VII small subunit, translating to METTTNKEEAIGFEEAMEKLEDIVSRLESGDVPLEQAIELFQEGMKLSQVCGSKLEQVERKIETLMEENGSLTKKPFLPGADSEKGETL from the coding sequence ATGGAAACGACAACGAATAAAGAAGAAGCTATTGGTTTCGAGGAAGCGATGGAGAAACTGGAGGACATCGTATCCCGGCTGGAGAGCGGGGACGTCCCCTTGGAGCAGGCGATTGAATTGTTTCAGGAAGGGATGAAGCTCTCGCAGGTATGCGGTAGTAAGCTGGAGCAGGTGGAGCGCAAGATTGAGACCTTGATGGAAGAGAACGGTAGCCTCACAAAGAAACCTTTTCTCCCGGGCGCTGACTCGGAGAAAGGGGAGACACTGTGA
- the xseA gene encoding exodeoxyribonuclease VII large subunit has product MKMNPNQSSDRILSIKELNRYIKMKLESDPVLQDVWIRGEISNFTHHSSGHMYFTLKDKDSRIKSIMFSSYNQRLPFIPKEGTMVLARGNVSVYERDGNYQFYVTQMQPDGVGSLYLAYEQLKKKLEDEGLFAAHKKKPLPKYPKAIGVITSPTGAAVRDIMITLQRRHPSVPILLFPVLVQGKQAGASIAKAIDAMNRHGEVDVLIVGRGGGSLEELWAFNEEIVARSIYRSAIPIISAVGHETDFTIADFVADLRAATPTAAAELAVPHIAELTNQLANLRQRMRGGLLQQLTRKRERLGRMQRSPFFLHPRKHLLQHAERLDRLRDQLHYRASRRLGKAGERLAKSQRVLAGFNPREQVRFAKRRTEQAEQRLTQTMLGLHKQRRQALLSQIRHLDALSPLKVMQRGYSLVYDEQGSRLVKKVGDVQLGDLINVRLEDGRLQCQVWSMESMEGDRVEDGNDNE; this is encoded by the coding sequence ATGAAGATGAATCCGAACCAAAGCTCCGACCGTATATTATCTATTAAAGAATTAAATCGCTATATTAAGATGAAACTGGAATCGGATCCCGTTCTGCAGGATGTATGGATTCGCGGGGAAATTTCCAATTTCACTCATCATTCCAGCGGACATATGTATTTCACGCTTAAGGATAAGGACAGCCGTATTAAGAGCATCATGTTTTCTTCTTATAATCAAAGGTTGCCGTTCATCCCCAAGGAAGGCACGATGGTGCTTGCCCGGGGGAATGTGTCGGTCTACGAACGGGATGGAAACTATCAATTCTATGTAACCCAGATGCAACCGGACGGTGTGGGCAGTTTATATCTTGCTTACGAACAGCTGAAGAAGAAGCTGGAAGACGAAGGTCTCTTTGCCGCGCATAAGAAGAAGCCGTTGCCGAAGTATCCGAAGGCGATCGGTGTGATTACTTCACCGACAGGCGCGGCTGTACGCGACATCATGATTACGCTGCAGCGCAGGCATCCCTCGGTGCCGATTCTGCTGTTTCCGGTGCTCGTCCAAGGCAAACAGGCGGGGGCGTCGATCGCGAAGGCGATTGACGCCATGAACCGCCACGGTGAAGTGGACGTGCTGATTGTCGGGCGCGGCGGCGGCTCCCTGGAGGAGCTGTGGGCGTTCAACGAGGAGATCGTGGCGCGGAGCATCTATCGCTCCGCCATCCCGATCATCTCGGCCGTCGGCCACGAAACCGACTTCACCATCGCCGACTTCGTCGCCGATCTGCGCGCAGCCACGCCGACGGCCGCCGCCGAGCTTGCCGTGCCGCACATCGCCGAGCTGACGAATCAGCTCGCGAACCTGCGGCAACGTATGCGCGGCGGGCTGCTGCAGCAGTTGACGCGGAAGCGGGAACGGCTCGGCCGCATGCAGCGGTCGCCGTTCTTCCTGCATCCGCGGAAGCATCTGCTGCAGCACGCCGAGCGGCTCGATCGGCTGCGCGATCAGTTGCACTATCGCGCGTCGCGCCGGCTCGGCAAGGCGGGCGAACGCTTGGCGAAGTCGCAGCGCGTACTCGCCGGCTTTAACCCGCGCGAGCAGGTGCGATTCGCCAAGCGGCGCACAGAGCAAGCCGAGCAGCGGCTGACGCAGACGATGCTCGGCTTGCACAAGCAGCGCAGGCAAGCGTTGCTGAGCCAGATACGGCATCTGGATGCGTTGAGCCCTCTGAAGGTTATGCAGAGGGGCTACAGCCTGGTCTACGATGAGCAAGGAAGCCGCCTGGTGAAGAAAGTCGGAGACGTGCAGCTGGGCGATCTGATTAATGTCCGTCTGGAGGACGGACGACTGCAATGTCAAGTGTGGTCTATGGAATCGATGGAAGGGGATCGAGTCGAAGATGGAAACGACAACGAATAA
- the folD gene encoding bifunctional methylenetetrahydrofolate dehydrogenase/methenyltetrahydrofolate cyclohydrolase FolD, protein MTGQRIDGKQVSEDIREGLKNEVAELAARGIQPGLAVVLVGEDPASKVYVGSKAKACEQLGYYSEVHRMPKDTSQADLLSMIDRLNKDARIHGILVQLPLPKHMDEKSVIDAISPAKDVDGFHPESVGNLVIGDDSLLPCTPAGVIELIKRTGHEIRGKHAVVVGRSNIVGKPVAMLLLREDATVTVCHSRTKNMQEITRQADILVVATGRANMITRDYVKPGAIVIDVGINRLDTGKLAGDVDYNDVVDTAGYITPVPGGVGPMTITMLMKNTLKAAKALNPMS, encoded by the coding sequence ATGACAGGACAACGCATTGATGGAAAACAGGTTTCGGAAGATATTCGGGAAGGGCTGAAGAACGAAGTTGCCGAATTGGCTGCGCGCGGTATACAACCGGGTCTGGCAGTCGTTCTGGTAGGTGAGGACCCGGCGTCTAAAGTGTATGTGGGCAGCAAGGCCAAAGCCTGTGAGCAACTGGGTTATTATTCAGAAGTTCATAGGATGCCTAAAGATACATCGCAAGCCGATTTGTTAAGCATGATTGACCGGCTAAATAAGGATGCTCGAATTCACGGGATTCTTGTACAGCTTCCTTTGCCTAAACATATGGATGAGAAATCGGTTATTGACGCCATATCGCCTGCTAAGGATGTGGACGGATTTCATCCGGAGAGTGTCGGCAATCTGGTAATTGGCGATGATTCACTTTTGCCGTGTACACCGGCCGGCGTTATTGAGCTCATTAAACGAACCGGTCACGAAATTCGGGGTAAGCACGCGGTGGTCGTGGGCCGGAGTAATATTGTAGGAAAACCGGTAGCGATGCTGCTGCTCAGAGAAGACGCAACCGTTACCGTATGTCATTCCCGTACAAAGAATATGCAAGAGATTACCCGTCAGGCTGATATTCTGGTCGTAGCCACAGGGCGGGCCAACATGATTACAAGAGATTATGTGAAACCGGGCGCAATCGTTATCGATGTCGGAATCAATCGGTTAGACACAGGAAAGCTGGCTGGCGATGTGGATTACAACGATGTGGTGGATACCGCGGGTTATATCACACCGGTTCCCGGCGGTGTAGGTCCGATGACCATTACCATGCTGATGAAGAACACGCTGAAAGCGGCTAAAGCACTAAATCCAATGTCATAA
- the nusB gene encoding transcription antitermination factor NusB, with protein MKRRLAREITVQCLYHVEMNEVSAETAVAMLIEEASQDNEANVELNDVPVLVAYVRDMVTQITAQKQQVDDVLAVYLKNWQMDRLSRVDRQILRLATFEMVFKEDVPPKVVVNEAIELSKHFGTEESGKFVNGVLGKMIKELEQIKAKSE; from the coding sequence GTGAAACGTAGGTTAGCGAGGGAAATAACGGTACAGTGCTTGTACCATGTGGAGATGAATGAAGTGTCCGCGGAAACGGCCGTGGCCATGTTAATAGAGGAAGCGAGCCAGGATAACGAAGCCAACGTTGAATTGAATGACGTGCCTGTATTGGTTGCTTATGTCCGTGATATGGTTACCCAAATTACAGCCCAGAAACAACAAGTAGACGATGTGCTCGCGGTGTATTTGAAGAACTGGCAGATGGACCGGTTGTCCAGAGTAGATCGTCAGATTCTGCGTTTGGCGACATTCGAGATGGTGTTTAAAGAAGATGTACCGCCGAAGGTTGTCGTTAACGAAGCTATTGAATTATCCAAGCATTTTGGCACCGAGGAATCCGGTAAATTCGTCAACGGTGTATTGGGGAAAATGATCAAGGAACTGGAACAAATTAAAGCGAAGAGCGAATAG
- a CDS encoding DUF2273 domain-containing protein, producing the protein MWNRLWETHSGKLSGVAAGVFFGFIYLFFGFWHMLVFTAIVGLGFYIGHKVDRGETPIPYERIYERLFDRKRKLK; encoded by the coding sequence ATGTGGAACAGATTGTGGGAAACTCATAGCGGTAAGCTTTCCGGTGTCGCCGCCGGGGTTTTCTTTGGCTTTATTTATTTATTTTTCGGTTTTTGGCATATGCTTGTATTTACCGCCATTGTCGGCCTGGGATTTTATATAGGCCATAAAGTAGATCGCGGAGAAACGCCGATTCCTTATGAACGTATTTATGAACGGCTCTTTGACAGGAAAAGAAAGTTGAAATGA
- the amaP gene encoding alkaline shock response membrane anchor protein AmaP, whose protein sequence is MVKVLDRLLLFIFSLAVVLASCIAGMVGLRVFGKNDVTEFIETVYTSTWLSVAIVSVAMIVLLMGLRMLYISVRRGSTQSPSINQRTEFGDIRISVDTVENLSLKAASRIRGVKDLKSRIRVTDAGLEIVIRSFVDGESSIPNLSEEVQRAVKTHVEDVTGIPVALVSVYVANVTQPQAQTFKSRVE, encoded by the coding sequence GTGGTTAAAGTGTTGGACAGGCTCCTTTTATTTATATTCTCCTTAGCCGTGGTCCTTGCATCCTGTATTGCGGGCATGGTCGGGTTAAGGGTTTTCGGCAAGAATGATGTTACCGAATTTATTGAGACCGTTTATACATCCACTTGGTTGAGTGTTGCCATTGTTTCCGTAGCTATGATTGTGCTGTTAATGGGATTGAGAATGCTCTATATCTCTGTTCGCAGAGGTTCAACCCAATCTCCATCCATTAATCAACGTACGGAATTCGGCGATATCCGCATCTCTGTGGATACGGTGGAGAACCTTTCCCTAAAGGCGGCTTCACGGATTCGCGGGGTGAAAGATTTGAAGTCCAGAATTCGCGTGACGGACGCCGGACTGGAGATTGTGATTCGCTCATTTGTTGACGGGGAATCGTCAATTCCGAATCTGTCCGAAGAAGTACAACGCGCGGTGAAGACGCATGTGGAAGATGTAACCGGAATTCCTGTGGCGCTGGTTTCCGTTTATGTAGCCAATGTTACGCAACCTCAGGCACAGACGTTTAAAAGCAGAGTGGAATAG
- a CDS encoding Asp23/Gls24 family envelope stress response protein — MNTVTTDYEKTDIGNIQIAPEVIEIIAGLAAVEIQGVAGMSAGFVGGIAELLGRKNLSKGVKVNVGQREASVDVSVIIEFGVRIPELAGEVQRNVKRAIESMTGLHVVEVNVHIHDVHFKGTEKVEEEDITLRVK; from the coding sequence ATGAATACAGTAACTACCGATTATGAGAAAACCGACATCGGCAACATTCAGATTGCTCCCGAAGTCATTGAGATTATTGCCGGACTGGCAGCCGTTGAAATTCAAGGTGTTGCAGGAATGAGCGCCGGTTTCGTGGGCGGCATTGCAGAGCTTCTCGGGCGCAAGAACTTGTCCAAGGGTGTGAAAGTCAATGTGGGACAACGTGAAGCTTCTGTGGACGTATCCGTAATTATTGAGTTCGGTGTGCGGATTCCTGAGCTTGCCGGCGAGGTGCAGCGCAATGTGAAACGCGCGATTGAGTCCATGACAGGCTTGCATGTCGTTGAGGTTAATGTACATATCCATGATGTCCACTTCAAGGGTACGGAGAAGGTTGAAGAAGAAGACATTACCCTTAGAGTGAAATAG
- the accC gene encoding acetyl-CoA carboxylase biotin carboxylase subunit, producing the protein MKFHKVLIANRGEIAVRIIRACREMGIQTVAVYSEADRDSLHVRLADEAYCIGPTLSKDSYLNFTNIMSVATLTECDAIHPGYGFLAENADFAEICETCNITFIGPSPDAINRMGDKAVAKQTMKDAKVPVIPGSDGLIEDIEDAIRLGREIGYPVIIKATAGGGGKGIRIADDEESLVQQINMAQQEAQKAFGNAGVYLEKFLTGMKHVEIQIIADKHGNVVHLGERDCSIQRRRQKLLEEAPCPVLTEKTREAMGAAAVRAAQAVHYSGAGTLEFLLGPDEQFYFMEMNTRIQVEHPVTEMITGVDLIKEMISVAEGHPLSFKQEDIVIDGWSIECRINAEDPNRNFMPAPGKINFYLPPGGLGVRVDSACYPGYTISPHYDSMIAKLIVWGKTREEATERMKRALGEFAIDGIHTTIPFHMKLLNHPKFIAGDFDIKFLEDYDVNQG; encoded by the coding sequence ATGAAATTTCATAAGGTTCTCATTGCAAACCGCGGAGAGATTGCCGTGCGGATTATTCGCGCCTGCCGAGAGATGGGGATTCAGACCGTAGCCGTATACTCGGAAGCGGATCGCGATTCCTTACATGTGCGACTGGCGGACGAAGCTTACTGTATCGGACCCACACTTTCCAAGGACAGCTATCTTAACTTTACCAACATAATGAGCGTTGCCACGTTGACCGAATGCGACGCGATTCACCCGGGATATGGCTTTCTCGCGGAGAATGCCGACTTTGCCGAGATTTGCGAAACCTGCAACATCACGTTCATCGGTCCGTCCCCCGACGCTATAAATCGTATGGGCGACAAGGCTGTCGCCAAACAGACGATGAAAGACGCGAAAGTGCCGGTCATTCCAGGTTCGGACGGGCTCATCGAAGATATTGAAGACGCCATTCGTCTGGGACGCGAAATCGGTTATCCGGTCATTATAAAAGCGACGGCAGGCGGCGGCGGCAAAGGGATCCGCATTGCGGACGATGAGGAATCCCTGGTTCAACAGATTAATATGGCTCAGCAAGAAGCGCAGAAAGCCTTCGGCAACGCAGGCGTGTACCTGGAGAAATTCCTGACCGGCATGAAACATGTCGAGATCCAGATCATTGCCGACAAACACGGTAATGTTGTTCATCTAGGTGAACGTGATTGTTCCATTCAGCGCCGTCGTCAGAAGCTTCTTGAAGAAGCCCCTTGCCCCGTGCTGACGGAGAAAACAAGGGAAGCGATGGGAGCTGCGGCGGTTCGAGCGGCACAGGCTGTTCACTATTCAGGCGCAGGAACGTTGGAATTCCTTCTTGGACCGGATGAGCAATTTTATTTCATGGAGATGAATACCCGGATCCAAGTGGAACACCCGGTGACCGAAATGATTACGGGTGTGGATCTCATTAAGGAAATGATCTCTGTAGCGGAAGGTCATCCCTTATCTTTCAAACAAGAGGACATCGTCATTGACGGTTGGTCGATTGAATGTCGTATTAATGCGGAAGATCCGAACCGTAATTTCATGCCCGCGCCAGGCAAAATTAACTTCTATCTGCCCCCCGGCGGTTTAGGCGTGCGTGTGGACAGCGCTTGTTATCCGGGATATACGATATCTCCGCATTATGATTCCATGATTGCCAAGCTGATCGTTTGGGGCAAGACGAGGGAAGAAGCTACGGAACGCATGAAACGCGCGTTAGGGGAATTCGCGATTGACGGAATTCATACGACCATTCCGTTTCATATGAAGCTTCTGAATCATCCTAAATTCATTGCCGGCGATTTTGACATTAAATTTCTGGAAGATTACGATGTGAATCAAGGCTAG
- the accB gene encoding acetyl-CoA carboxylase biotin carboxyl carrier protein: MFKLSEIKDLIKLIDQTSIQEFEIENEGTRILIKKPNPAESYVLQTSAAPGYYSQAPLQMNAPQVQATVPASADSATVQVQSTEETELPNLHKIVSPMVGTFYASPGPGSSSYVQTGDKVKDKTVVCIVEAMKLMNEIEAEVHGEIVEVLVENGQLVEFGQPLFLVKPE, from the coding sequence TTGTTCAAGCTTAGTGAAATTAAAGACCTGATCAAGCTTATTGACCAGACCTCCATTCAGGAGTTCGAAATCGAGAATGAAGGAACACGGATTTTAATCAAGAAGCCGAATCCGGCCGAATCCTATGTGTTACAGACTTCAGCTGCGCCGGGATATTACAGTCAAGCCCCGCTTCAGATGAACGCCCCGCAAGTGCAAGCAACCGTGCCGGCTTCAGCCGATTCCGCGACTGTACAAGTACAAAGCACTGAAGAGACAGAATTACCTAATTTACATAAAATCGTTTCACCGATGGTTGGAACTTTCTACGCTTCCCCCGGACCCGGTTCTTCTTCCTATGTACAGACCGGAGACAAGGTGAAAGACAAGACTGTTGTATGTATTGTGGAAGCCATGAAGCTGATGAACGAAATCGAAGCTGAAGTTCATGGGGAGATCGTAGAAGTATTGGTGGAGAACGGACAACTTGTCGAGTTTGGCCAACCGTTGTTCCTGGTGAAACCGGAATAA
- a CDS encoding SpoIIIAH-like family protein — protein MNTKRQTVWLVSMLSLMVVLSAYYLFTDTPGTTDLTATNNTTVKEVNLLDGTETVTKTETITKTETDSAVEVVETGKEEPATGTKEVTETSKNQAGEKETAVAPEEDLKLEELFQDEEAVLNMIETEAESGTGFFDTKVMERNEKLASEFERLNAVTVDMKKTPDEVSKAQNEIQQLEVKEDKLTELETEFMKEYENAVVLNDADKWTVVVQSEKLAAGEAVSILERVITELDIAPDKVSVQYMK, from the coding sequence GTGAATACAAAAAGACAAACCGTGTGGTTGGTGTCCATGTTGAGTTTAATGGTTGTGTTGTCCGCATATTACCTGTTCACTGATACACCTGGAACAACAGATTTGACGGCTACGAACAACACGACGGTGAAGGAAGTCAACCTGCTTGACGGCACCGAGACGGTAACTAAGACTGAGACGATCACAAAGACCGAAACAGATTCGGCGGTTGAGGTAGTGGAAACGGGCAAAGAAGAACCCGCCACAGGCACTAAAGAAGTAACGGAAACATCTAAAAATCAAGCCGGAGAAAAAGAAACAGCGGTTGCTCCGGAAGAGGATCTTAAATTGGAAGAATTGTTTCAAGACGAGGAAGCCGTACTGAACATGATTGAGACGGAAGCGGAGTCCGGCACGGGTTTCTTCGACACTAAAGTGATGGAACGCAACGAGAAGCTTGCAAGCGAGTTTGAACGCCTGAACGCAGTTACAGTGGATATGAAGAAGACGCCGGATGAAGTTAGTAAAGCGCAGAATGAAATACAACAGCTCGAGGTGAAAGAAGACAAACTTACGGAGCTGGAAACGGAATTTATGAAGGAATACGAGAATGCGGTTGTACTGAATGACGCTGACAAGTGGACGGTTGTCGTGCAATCCGAGAAACTGGCCGCCGGTGAAGCCGTCAGCATCTTGGAAAGAGTGATTACGGAGCTGGATATCGCTCCGGACAAAGTGTCTGTGCAGTATATGAAATAA
- the spoIIIAG gene encoding stage III sporulation protein AG — translation MGKFTELLEKWTGGGPGGGKRTQTIRWIVLLGLTGAALMIINSFVSVKEIADPLSDSRGSPEQNAEPAFGAAKEDTEFDEYERKYETKIREILDKMIGVGAVDVLVTIDSTEELVIKQNTKSTQQVTDENDQNGGRRHVTDVDQSSDVVLHEKSGDQVPIVVKKMKPQVRGVLIVARGAENAAVKRLIKEAVERGLSVPAHRISVVPRKQ, via the coding sequence ATGGGGAAATTTACGGAGCTGCTGGAGAAATGGACCGGCGGCGGTCCGGGCGGCGGTAAACGAACCCAGACGATCCGCTGGATCGTACTGCTGGGACTCACCGGCGCGGCGTTGATGATCATTAATTCTTTCGTGTCCGTCAAAGAAATTGCCGATCCGCTGAGCGACAGCAGAGGTTCACCGGAGCAGAACGCTGAACCGGCATTCGGCGCCGCCAAAGAGGATACGGAGTTTGACGAGTATGAGCGTAAGTACGAAACCAAGATCAGGGAAATTCTGGATAAAATGATTGGGGTCGGCGCTGTGGATGTTCTGGTTACGATTGATTCTACGGAAGAATTGGTGATCAAACAGAACACAAAGAGCACACAGCAGGTGACAGATGAGAATGATCAGAACGGCGGGCGCAGGCATGTGACGGATGTGGATCAGAGCAGCGACGTGGTACTGCATGAGAAATCCGGCGACCAGGTTCCCATCGTGGTGAAGAAGATGAAACCTCAGGTACGAGGGGTGTTAATTGTCGCCAGGGGCGCGGAGAACGCGGCTGTTAAGCGCCTGATCAAAGAGGCGGTAGAAAGAGGCTTGAGTGTTCCGGCGCATCGTATCTCGGTTGTGCCAAGAAAACAGTGA
- the spoIIIAF gene encoding stage III sporulation protein AF — protein MLTWLSGWLRDIIVIILLATFVDLMLPNRALTRYVKLVVSLFILLAILTPLVHLLKSDWNSAKMTAAIEELPEAVGAGRGLAVGSQPQLQEILAQGLKLKDEQLTQTVPEVESRIAQMIADDLHTADGDMLRNVKVTTQQLDNGELGIKQVELHLSSQPKVPDGEGHGAREPSIEEIQPVMPVNVNIELENNRETSFEGTVHNRSQQPPGPPQPTEQERAEAKAESAKVRYGEQLRNKWGIHEQQITVIYSDGSRNGE, from the coding sequence ATGCTGACATGGTTAAGCGGTTGGCTCCGGGATATTATCGTCATTATTCTGCTGGCCACCTTCGTAGACCTGATGCTTCCCAATCGCGCGCTGACCCGCTACGTGAAATTAGTGGTGTCGCTCTTCATTCTGCTCGCGATCCTTACGCCCTTGGTGCATCTGCTGAAATCGGACTGGAACAGCGCCAAGATGACGGCCGCGATTGAAGAGTTGCCTGAAGCAGTCGGGGCAGGCAGAGGATTGGCAGTGGGCAGCCAACCTCAACTTCAAGAAATTCTGGCACAGGGTCTTAAGCTGAAAGATGAGCAACTTACACAAACGGTGCCTGAGGTGGAGAGTCGAATTGCCCAGATGATTGCGGATGATCTGCATACCGCGGATGGCGATATGCTCCGGAATGTGAAGGTAACGACCCAACAATTGGACAATGGGGAATTGGGAATTAAGCAAGTGGAGCTGCATTTATCTTCCCAGCCTAAAGTTCCGGACGGAGAAGGCCATGGGGCTCGGGAACCTTCCATCGAGGAGATCCAGCCTGTAATGCCCGTAAATGTAAACATTGAACTTGAAAATAATCGGGAGACTTCATTTGAAGGAACCGTTCATAATAGATCGCAACAACCGCCTGGGCCGCCGCAACCTACTGAGCAAGAACGGGCCGAGGCGAAGGCTGAATCTGCTAAGGTGAGGTACGGAGAACAACTTCGCAACAAATGGGGCATTCATGAACAACAAATAACCGTTATTTATTCAGACGGTTCCAGGAACGGCGAATAA
- the spoIIIAE gene encoding stage III sporulation protein AE has product MFAAFIYMGTTSFAASPADALIERQADNLPTDQVEQFWDQLVHEYGGYLPDSKVPTFMELLIPGGDGFSLKDMFQGILKYFFHEILYNGKLLVSIVILTVFSMILETLQSAFERSAVSKIAYSITYMVIIILAINSFNVAIGYAKNAIESMIHFMMAMVPLLLTLLTSMGNVTTVTLMHPLIVFMIHTIGTLIYAIVFPLLFFSAVLHIVSFLSDKYKVTQLANLLRTISVGLLGVFLTVFLGVISVQGATGAVTDGVTLRTAKYVTGNFVPVVGRVFSDAADTVISASLLVKNGIGLAGVVIIIFLCAFPAIKILTLALIYNVAAAVMQPLGDNPIIGCLQTIGKSMIYVFAALATVGLMFFLSITIILTAGNVTVMMR; this is encoded by the coding sequence ATGTTTGCGGCTTTTATCTATATGGGAACAACCAGCTTCGCCGCATCTCCGGCAGACGCCTTAATCGAGAGACAGGCCGATAACCTGCCGACCGATCAGGTGGAGCAATTCTGGGATCAGCTGGTTCACGAATACGGGGGCTATCTGCCGGACAGTAAAGTGCCGACTTTCATGGAGTTATTGATTCCTGGCGGTGACGGGTTCAGTTTGAAAGACATGTTCCAGGGAATTCTGAAATACTTCTTTCATGAAATTCTCTACAACGGAAAACTGTTGGTTTCCATCGTGATCCTGACCGTATTCAGCATGATACTCGAAACGCTGCAGTCAGCCTTCGAACGCAGCGCGGTGAGTAAAATCGCCTACTCCATTACTTACATGGTCATCATTATACTGGCTATCAATTCGTTTAACGTAGCGATCGGATACGCAAAGAACGCCATTGAGAGCATGATCCATTTCATGATGGCGATGGTTCCTTTACTTCTCACTTTATTGACTTCCATGGGCAATGTCACAACAGTCACACTTATGCACCCGCTCATTGTGTTCATGATTCATACAATCGGTACTTTGATTTATGCGATTGTGTTTCCGCTATTATTCTTCTCGGCAGTGCTGCACATCGTCTCCTTCTTATCAGATAAGTACAAAGTAACTCAACTTGCGAACTTGCTTCGTACCATCAGTGTAGGCTTGCTGGGAGTTTTCCTTACCGTCTTTCTCGGGGTGATCTCCGTACAAGGAGCCACGGGAGCCGTAACGGACGGGGTGACGCTAAGAACCGCCAAATACGTCACCGGTAATTTCGTGCCGGTTGTCGGCCGGGTGTTTTCGGATGCGGCGGACACCGTGATCAGCGCGTCCTTGCTGGTGAAGAACGGCATTGGGCTGGCGGGTGTGGTCATCATCATCTTCCTGTGCGCGTTTCCCGCGATCAAGATTCTGACCCTGGCGCTCATCTACAACGTAGCGGCAGCCGTAATGCAGCCGCTTGGAGACAACCCAATTATAGGATGCTTGCAAACCATCGGTAAAAGCATGATTTACGTGTTCGCGGCACTGGCAACCGTAGGATTGATGTTTTTCTTGTCCATCACCATTATTCTTACAGCGGGAAATGTAACAGTCATGATGCGATGA